A single window of Aquarana catesbeiana isolate 2022-GZ linkage group LG10, ASM4218655v1, whole genome shotgun sequence DNA harbors:
- the LOC141110152 gene encoding olfactory receptor 6N2-like, with protein sequence MQFPNHSKVNEIILVGFPSLQRYSVLLFIALLCIYIFIIAGNVLIFFVIRREPHLHFPMYFFIGTLSIAEIWYTAILIPKILTDLLDDEKKISLTGCLLQAYFAHVLGASEAYILTVMAFDRYLAICKPLHYLSIMNTKLYVSLITGSFILGFLLPIIEVVLISHLPFCGPNHIENVLCDFPPLISIACTDPTFYVLVEFFVSLFIISTTFPLVLLSYIRIVYVILKMKSKEGRRKAFSTCGAHLIVVVLFFSSASFMYIRVSKSSSVNYDRAVDLTYVIFTPLVNPIIYGLKNHGIKKSIHKYLYPC encoded by the coding sequence ATGCAGTTCCCCAATCACAGTAAGGTTAATGAGATTATACTAGTTGGATTCCCAAGCCTACAACGGTATAGCGTTTTATTATTCATAGCTCTTCTTTGCATCTACATATTTATCATTGCTGGAAATGTTCTCATCTTCTTTGTAATTCGAAGAGAGCCACATCTTCACTTTCCCATGTACTTTTTTATTGGGACGTTATCGATTGCAGAGATTTGGTATACTGCTATCTTGATTCCAAAGATATTGACTGACCTCCTTGATGACGAGAAGAAGATTTCCCTCACTGGGTGTCTCCTACAAGCCTATTTTGCACATGTACTAGGAGCATCTGAAGCCTACATCCTCACTGTAATGGCCTTTGATCGATATCTGGCCATCTGTAAACCATTACACTACTTGTCTATTATGAATACCAAATTATATGTTAGTTTGATTACTGGATCCTTTATTCTTGGCTTTTTATTGCCCATTATTGAAGTTGTGTTAATTTCCCATCTCCCCTTTTGTGGGCCAAACCATATTGAAAATGTCTTGTGTGACTTCCCTCCCTTGATCTCTATAGCATGTACAGATCCCACATTCTATGTTTTGGTTGAGTTTTTCGTCAGCCTTTTTATAATTTCCACAACTTTCCCTTTGGTCCTACTTTCTTATATCAGGATAGTTTATGTTATTTTGAAAATGAAATCCAAAGAAGGGCGTCGCAAGGCATTCTCCACTTGTGGAGCCCATCTCATTGTTGTCGTTCTCTTTTTTAGTAGTGCTTCGTTTATGTACATACGAGTTTCAAAAAGTTCTTCTGTAAACTATGACAGGGCTGTTGATCTCACCTATGTTATCTTTACCCCCCTAGTTAACCCTATCATATATGGTTTGAAAAATCATGGAATAAAAAAGTCAATACACAAATATTTATACCCTTGCTAG